A genome region from Paracoccus stylophorae includes the following:
- a CDS encoding L,D-transpeptidase family protein has protein sequence MKTIRFPRRAVLLGGFAAFLSGCASKFRSYGGPEVTRVRLYKGQRLLVLDGADRVLQTYPVGLGFAPEGHKQFEGDGRTPEGTYIVDKRNPESTYHLSVGISYPNEADIAFAEAQGRSPGGDIFIHGGPRPGIDPTDVRDWTAGCIAVTDRQIEDIYAMVKDGTPIHIFA, from the coding sequence GTGAAAACCATCCGATTTCCCCGCCGCGCCGTCCTGTTGGGCGGGTTCGCAGCGTTTTTGTCCGGCTGTGCCAGCAAGTTCCGCAGCTATGGCGGACCCGAGGTGACCCGTGTTCGGCTTTATAAGGGGCAGCGCTTGCTTGTTCTCGACGGAGCCGATCGCGTATTGCAAACCTATCCGGTCGGGCTGGGTTTCGCTCCTGAGGGTCACAAGCAATTCGAGGGAGACGGCCGGACCCCGGAGGGCACCTACATAGTCGATAAGCGCAACCCTGAAAGCACTTATCATCTTTCGGTTGGCATCTCTTATCCGAATGAGGCCGACATCGCTTTTGCCGAGGCGCAGGGCCGATCCCCCGGGGGCGACATCTTCATCCATGGTGGTCCACGACCCGGCATCGACCCAACGGACGTCCGCGACTGGACAGCTGGCTGCATCGCGGTCACAGATCGGCAGATCGAGGACATCTATGCAATGGTGAAGGACGGAACACCTATCCACATCTTTGCATGA
- a CDS encoding baseplate multidomain protein megatron: MATLVLGAAGAAIGGSIGGAILGVSAATIGGFIGSSIGSVVDSWIISSLAPTQRIEGARLDTLRITSATEGAVIPRLYGRMRMGGNIIWATDFREETKTTTQGGGKGGGGGKVKTTEYLYYASFAVALCEGPITGIGRIWADGKPMDLSGVTWRWYPGDEAQTADPFIAGKMGAANTPAYRGTAYVVFEELALSTYGNRLPQLSFEVFRPLADPDTAEGLTRAVTMIPASGEFTYATQAIRKTDGGATVPENLNALADTTDMVEALDRLQAMAPAVESVSLVVAWFGDDLRAASCKVRPGVEVSAKSTTPASWSVNGVSRANAFLVSRDDQDRPVYGGTPSDFAVVQAIQEMKGRGLRVTFYPFILMDVPPGNTLPNPYSDNAAETGQPVFPWRGRITCSPAAGYAGTVDKTATAASQVAALFGTATPASFSVAGQSVSWAGTPGDWGLRRMVLHYAHLCAAAGGVDAFLIGTEMPGLTTIRSGASAYPAVQAYRDLLADVRSILGSGTRIGYAADWSEYFGHQPGDGSGDVFFHLDPLWADPEIDFVGIDNYMPLSDWRDGFEHADAAEGWPAIYDRAYLQGNIAGGEGFDWFYASAADRTAQVRTPITDGAAAKPWVFRYKDLRAWWSNAHYDRPGGVESGTPTAWTPQSKPIWFTELGCPAIDRGTNQPNVFFDPKSSESFTPHFSRGWRDDAIQRAYLEATYLWWGTPANNPLSSVYGGRMVHVPECAAWTWDARPYPFFPALTDVWTDGANWRLGHWLTGRLGAVSLAALVRHLCLRAGLPEDRIDVTGLWGAVEGYAITALESPRASITTLSRHFGFDAVETEGVIRFIMRGRASVATFDPDDLVAAREGDVLELTRGQETELPQALKWQVARADEDYDAALVEARRITVDTTRIASESFPMAVPPEEAERRCRRALMEAWVGRETAAFRLPPSRLALDPADPIRLAHDGRLVDLRLVSIADAEARGIEAVRQDRATYDLPPGDPRAASLTRAVVFGAPDAVLMDLPQLTEDQPAHRPMVVAHAVPWPGEIAVFRSPSTDGFELLTTFGSRARIGQLVSDFYAGPTSRFDFGNALVVDLLTGTLESVTDLTLFGGANALAIESAPGVWEIVQAGAAELLAPGRYRLTRLLRGQRGTEGAMGNPAPAGARVVVLDDSLASLPIAEADLGIPWNWRIGPASRPVSDETYVAQTFTPAGAGLRPFSVAHVEQPWRRPRTPGDLTIRWTRRSRALSADSWGGLEVPLAEELETYEVEILDGAAVKRVLSAATTSAVYTAAQQSADWGAPLAPGDTVNIRIYQLSALVGRGAPKTVTLTF, encoded by the coding sequence ATGGCAACGCTTGTTCTCGGTGCAGCCGGCGCCGCCATCGGCGGTTCGATCGGCGGGGCGATCCTCGGCGTGAGCGCCGCGACCATCGGCGGCTTCATCGGCTCGAGCATCGGCTCGGTCGTCGACAGCTGGATCATCTCGTCGCTGGCGCCGACCCAGCGCATCGAGGGCGCGCGGCTCGACACGCTGCGCATCACCTCGGCCACCGAGGGCGCGGTGATCCCGCGGCTCTATGGCCGGATGCGGATGGGCGGCAACATCATCTGGGCGACCGATTTCCGCGAGGAGACGAAGACCACGACGCAGGGCGGCGGCAAGGGCGGCGGGGGCGGCAAGGTCAAGACCACCGAGTATCTGTACTACGCCAGCTTCGCGGTGGCCTTGTGTGAAGGCCCGATCACCGGCATTGGCCGGATCTGGGCCGACGGCAAGCCGATGGACCTCTCCGGCGTCACCTGGCGCTGGTATCCCGGCGACGAGGCGCAGACGGCGGACCCGTTCATTGCGGGGAAGATGGGCGCAGCCAACACGCCCGCCTATCGCGGCACCGCCTATGTCGTCTTCGAGGAACTGGCGCTTTCGACCTACGGCAACCGCCTGCCGCAGCTGTCCTTCGAAGTCTTCCGGCCGCTCGCCGATCCCGACACCGCCGAGGGGCTTACCCGCGCCGTCACCATGATCCCCGCCTCGGGCGAGTTCACCTATGCAACGCAGGCCATCCGCAAGACCGATGGCGGCGCGACGGTGCCCGAGAACCTGAACGCGCTGGCAGACACCACGGACATGGTGGAGGCGCTGGACCGGCTGCAGGCCATGGCCCCGGCGGTCGAGAGCGTCAGCCTCGTGGTGGCCTGGTTCGGCGACGACCTTCGCGCGGCATCGTGCAAGGTGCGGCCCGGCGTCGAGGTGTCGGCCAAATCGACCACGCCCGCCAGCTGGTCGGTGAACGGCGTCAGCCGCGCCAATGCCTTTCTGGTCAGCCGCGACGATCAGGACCGCCCCGTCTATGGCGGCACGCCGTCGGACTTCGCGGTGGTGCAGGCAATCCAGGAGATGAAGGGGCGCGGGCTGCGGGTTACCTTCTATCCGTTCATCCTGATGGACGTGCCGCCCGGCAACACGCTGCCGAACCCGTATTCCGACAACGCCGCCGAGACCGGCCAGCCGGTCTTCCCCTGGCGCGGCCGGATCACCTGTTCGCCTGCGGCGGGCTACGCCGGGACCGTGGACAAGACCGCCACGGCGGCAAGCCAGGTCGCGGCGCTGTTCGGCACGGCGACGCCCGCCAGCTTCAGCGTCGCGGGTCAGTCGGTTTCGTGGGCAGGCACGCCTGGCGACTGGGGCCTGCGGCGGATGGTGCTGCACTACGCCCATCTCTGCGCGGCGGCAGGCGGGGTCGATGCGTTCCTCATCGGCACCGAGATGCCGGGGCTGACAACGATCCGCTCGGGCGCCAGCGCCTATCCGGCGGTGCAGGCCTATCGGGACCTCCTCGCGGATGTCCGCTCGATCCTCGGGTCCGGCACCAGGATCGGCTATGCGGCCGACTGGAGCGAGTATTTCGGGCACCAGCCGGGCGATGGCAGCGGCGACGTGTTCTTCCACCTCGACCCGCTCTGGGCCGATCCGGAGATCGATTTCGTCGGGATCGACAACTACATGCCGCTGTCGGACTGGCGCGACGGGTTCGAGCACGCGGATGCGGCCGAGGGCTGGCCCGCGATCTACGACCGGGCCTACCTGCAGGGGAACATCGCGGGGGGCGAAGGCTTCGACTGGTTCTATGCCAGCGCGGCGGATCGCACCGCGCAGGTGCGGACCCCGATCACTGACGGCGCGGCGGCCAAGCCGTGGGTCTTCCGCTACAAGGATCTGCGCGCCTGGTGGTCGAACGCGCATTACGACCGGCCGGGCGGGGTGGAGAGCGGGACGCCGACGGCATGGACGCCGCAATCCAAGCCGATCTGGTTCACCGAGTTGGGCTGTCCCGCCATCGACCGGGGCACCAACCAGCCCAACGTCTTCTTCGACCCGAAGTCCTCGGAAAGCTTCACGCCGCATTTCTCGCGGGGCTGGCGCGACGACGCGATCCAGCGGGCCTATCTCGAGGCGACGTATCTCTGGTGGGGCACCCCGGCGAACAACCCACTCTCGTCGGTCTACGGTGGCCGGATGGTGCATGTGCCCGAATGCGCCGCCTGGACCTGGGACGCGCGGCCCTATCCGTTCTTCCCGGCGCTGACCGACGTCTGGACGGACGGCGCGAACTGGCGGCTCGGCCACTGGCTGACGGGGCGGCTCGGGGCGGTGTCGCTTGCCGCGCTCGTGCGGCACCTCTGCCTGCGCGCCGGGCTGCCCGAGGACCGCATCGACGTCACCGGGCTTTGGGGCGCGGTCGAGGGCTACGCCATCACGGCGCTGGAGAGTCCGCGCGCGTCGATCACCACGCTGTCGCGCCACTTCGGCTTCGACGCCGTGGAGACCGAGGGCGTGATCCGTTTCATCATGCGTGGCCGGGCGTCGGTCGCCACGTTCGATCCCGACGATCTTGTGGCCGCCCGCGAGGGCGACGTGCTGGAACTGACGCGGGGCCAGGAGACGGAACTGCCGCAGGCGCTGAAGTGGCAGGTCGCCCGCGCCGACGAGGATTACGACGCGGCCCTCGTCGAGGCGCGGCGCATCACCGTCGACACGACACGGATCGCCTCGGAGAGCTTCCCGATGGCGGTGCCGCCCGAGGAAGCCGAGCGGCGCTGCCGCCGCGCGCTGATGGAGGCGTGGGTGGGGCGCGAGACGGCGGCATTCCGTCTGCCGCCCTCGCGGCTCGCGCTCGATCCGGCGGACCCGATCCGGCTCGCCCATGACGGGCGGCTGGTCGACCTGCGGCTCGTCTCCATCGCCGACGCGGAGGCTCGCGGCATCGAGGCGGTCCGCCAGGATCGCGCGACCTACGACCTGCCGCCCGGCGATCCCCGCGCGGCGTCGCTGACGCGCGCCGTGGTGTTCGGCGCGCCGGACGCGGTGCTGATGGACCTGCCGCAGCTGACCGAGGACCAGCCCGCGCATCGGCCGATGGTCGTCGCGCATGCGGTTCCCTGGCCCGGCGAGATTGCGGTGTTCCGCAGCCCCTCGACCGATGGCTTCGAGCTGCTGACGACGTTCGGCAGTCGCGCCCGGATTGGCCAGCTGGTCTCCGACTTCTACGCGGGCCCCACCTCGCGCTTCGATTTCGGAAATGCGCTTGTGGTCGATCTGCTCACCGGCACGTTGGAAAGCGTCACCGACCTGACCCTGTTCGGGGGCGCCAACGCGCTTGCCATCGAGAGCGCGCCTGGGGTCTGGGAGATCGTGCAGGCCGGCGCGGCCGAGCTGCTCGCGCCCGGTCGATATCGGCTCACCCGGCTTCTGCGCGGACAGCGCGGCACGGAAGGTGCCATGGGCAACCCGGCGCCCGCCGGCGCGCGGGTGGTGGTGCTGGACGACAGCCTCGCGTCGCTGCCGATCGCCGAGGCCGATCTTGGCATCCCGTGGAACTGGCGCATCGGCCCGGCCAGCCGCCCGGTCAGCGACGAGACCTATGTGGCGCAGACCTTTACCCCCGCGGGCGCGGGACTGCGGCCCTTCTCTGTCGCCCATGTCGAGCAGCCGTGGCGTCGCCCACGCACGCCCGGCGATCTGACCATCCGCTGGACGCGCCGGTCCCGCGCTCTTTCCGCCGACAGCTGGGGCGGGCTGGAGGTGCCGCTGGCGGAGGAACTGGAAACCTACGAGGTCGAGATCCTCGACGGCGCGGCCGTGAAGCGGGTGCTGAGCGCGGCCACCACCAGCGCCGTCTACACCGCCGCCCAGCAGAGCGCCGACTGGGGCGCGCCGCTCGCCCCCGGCGACACCGTCAACATCCGCATCTACCAGCTCTCCGCCCTCGTCGGGCGGGGCGCGCCGAAAACTGTCACGCTCACGTTCTGA
- a CDS encoding NlpC/P60 family protein — MTSADPTRVIAIARSWLGTPYHDQASLRGIGCDCLGLARGVWREVVGPEPFPIPPYSRDWGETGPREVLAEGARRMMIEMQPTAAGPGALVLFRMKPRAIAKHVGILTGPDTFLHAYERLGVIEEPLTPSWRRRIAFAFLFPQR, encoded by the coding sequence GTGACCTCCGCCGATCCCACCCGCGTCATCGCAATTGCGCGCTCCTGGCTCGGCACGCCGTATCACGATCAGGCCAGCCTGCGCGGCATCGGCTGCGACTGCCTTGGGTTGGCGCGGGGCGTCTGGCGCGAGGTCGTCGGCCCCGAGCCGTTCCCGATCCCGCCCTATAGCCGCGACTGGGGCGAGACCGGCCCCCGCGAGGTTCTAGCCGAGGGTGCGCGGCGGATGATGATCGAGATGCAACCAACGGCAGCCGGTCCCGGTGCGCTGGTCCTGTTCCGCATGAAGCCTCGCGCCATCGCCAAGCATGTCGGGATCCTGACTGGTCCCGACACCTTCCTCCACGCCTATGAGCGGCTCGGCGTGATCGAGGAACCGCTCACCCCATCCTGGCGGCGGCGCATCGCCTTCGCCTTCCTCTTCCCGCAACGCTGA
- a CDS encoding DUF3789 domain-containing protein, whose translation MLEFFAGLIVGGCLGVFVIALCVAAARGERDDG comes from the coding sequence ATGCTTGAGTTCTTCGCAGGTCTGATTGTTGGCGGCTGCCTCGGCGTCTTCGTCATCGCCCTCTGCGTGGCCGCAGCCCGCGGAGAGCGGGACGATGGCTGA
- a CDS encoding lysozyme, with product MHMTDRGLLALVRHEGIVPGPYLDVKQVWTFGIGHTAAAGPPDPATMPRGMPADLDAGIREAFRVFRADLAAYEAAVLHAVTVPLKPHEFDALVSFHYNTGGIAKAALTRHLNAGNRLAAADAFLNWRRPAAIIPRREAERDLFRHARYPGGTIPVWSVDSTGCVDFSQPVRRLAESEALALLRPAQSDAPVTPPPSGWLARLAAFFSNLIRRA from the coding sequence ATGCACATGACCGACCGGGGCCTCTTGGCCCTCGTCCGGCACGAAGGAATCGTGCCCGGGCCCTATCTCGATGTGAAACAGGTCTGGACCTTCGGCATCGGCCACACCGCCGCCGCCGGGCCGCCCGATCCGGCCACGATGCCGCGCGGTATGCCCGCCGATCTCGACGCCGGGATCCGCGAAGCGTTCCGGGTTTTCCGGGCCGACTTGGCTGCTTACGAGGCCGCCGTCCTGCACGCCGTGACGGTGCCGCTCAAGCCGCACGAGTTCGATGCGCTGGTCAGCTTCCACTACAATACCGGTGGCATCGCGAAGGCTGCGCTGACCCGACATCTCAATGCCGGAAATCGCCTTGCAGCCGCCGACGCTTTTCTGAACTGGCGGCGACCGGCGGCGATCATTCCGCGGCGGGAAGCCGAGCGCGACCTGTTCCGCCACGCCCGCTATCCCGGCGGCACGATCCCGGTCTGGTCCGTGGACAGCACGGGATGCGTGGATTTCTCGCAGCCTGTCCGGCGGCTGGCGGAGAGCGAAGCGCTGGCGCTCCTGCGGCCCGCGCAGAGCGATGCCCCAGTCACCCCACCGCCGAGCGGCTGGCTCGCCCGGCTGGCCGCCTTCTTCTCCAACCTGATCCGGAGGGCCTGA
- a CDS encoding DUF2163 domain-containing protein, whose translation MKTLSHGFQAHLDDGTTTLAWCWRITRVDGVSFGFTDHDRTLSFDGTDFEPESGLTASEVRSGSDLSVDAQDAEGVLTSDRITETDILDGRWDNGEVEVWRVNWTDTSQRVLMRRGAIGQIRRGRLAFVAEVRSLAHVLGQTVGRTFQATCDAALGDARCGVDLEGPAYKGTGAVIDLLRDRSFTASGLGGFASGWFTFGTLDWTSGANAGRRTEVLGHDVTDGIAVLTLLEAPVRSIADGDAFTIRAGCDKRIETCGAKFANTANFRGFPHIPGQDTVLRYATKDGGHEGSVL comes from the coding sequence ATGAAAACCCTCTCGCACGGCTTCCAGGCCCATCTCGACGACGGCACAACAACTCTTGCCTGGTGCTGGCGGATCACCCGCGTCGACGGCGTGAGCTTCGGCTTCACCGATCACGACCGGACGCTCAGCTTCGATGGCACGGACTTCGAACCCGAGAGCGGGCTCACTGCGTCCGAGGTGCGCTCGGGCTCGGACCTCTCGGTCGACGCGCAGGATGCCGAGGGTGTGCTGACCTCGGACCGGATCACCGAGACCGACATTCTCGACGGCCGCTGGGACAATGGAGAGGTCGAGGTCTGGCGGGTGAACTGGACCGATACGAGCCAGCGCGTGCTGATGCGGCGCGGCGCCATCGGCCAGATCCGGCGCGGGCGGCTGGCCTTCGTTGCCGAGGTCCGCTCGCTTGCGCATGTGCTCGGCCAGACGGTCGGGCGGACTTTCCAGGCGACCTGCGATGCCGCGCTCGGCGATGCACGCTGCGGCGTCGATCTGGAGGGCCCGGCCTACAAGGGCACGGGCGCAGTGATCGATCTGCTGCGCGACCGGTCCTTCACCGCCTCGGGCCTCGGCGGCTTCGCCTCCGGCTGGTTCACCTTCGGCACGCTGGACTGGACGAGCGGAGCGAACGCCGGACGACGCACCGAGGTTTTGGGCCATGACGTGACGGACGGCATCGCGGTGCTGACGCTGCTCGAGGCGCCGGTGCGGTCCATCGCCGACGGCGACGCCTTCACCATCCGCGCGGGCTGCGACAAGCGGATCGAGACCTGTGGCGCGAAGTTCGCCAACACCGCCAACTTCCGCGGCTTCCCGCACATCCCGGGCCAGGACACAGTTCTACGCTACGCCACGAAGGATGGCGGGCATGAGGGGTCCGTGCTGTGA
- a CDS encoding DUF2793 domain-containing protein, protein MSDATTHLLLPHILAAQAQKHVTHNEALRILDGLVQLSVIDRDLAAPPASPADGDRYIVGSGATGDWASWDLNVALWTDGAWLRLPPRTGWRAWVEDEGLLLVYDGSGWVGTTPAALQNLALLGLGTTADASNPFSAKLNAALWTAKTLAEGGTGDLFYTMNKEAAGDDLGLTLQTGFVTKALVGLFGSDSFRLAVSADGSTFFDGLSVDNANGIVDQPRLPRFKAYTNYDNYVGVGTWTKIGLNNTDYNDQGAFDAANNHFVAPSDGTYLFGATLLYKINASATARMRGRLVLNGTTEIRGSLGEISATHVSLATAIWLQTMVPLTAGDTVELQGYFRVADGYFAADHTSFWGAKIG, encoded by the coding sequence ATGTCCGACGCCACCACCCATCTCCTGCTGCCCCATATCCTGGCGGCGCAGGCCCAGAAGCACGTCACCCACAACGAGGCGCTGCGGATCCTCGACGGGCTCGTTCAGCTCTCTGTTATCGATCGGGACCTGGCAGCACCCCCTGCGAGCCCCGCCGACGGCGACCGCTACATCGTCGGCTCGGGCGCGACAGGCGACTGGGCCAGCTGGGACCTAAACGTCGCACTCTGGACCGATGGCGCCTGGCTCCGCCTGCCCCCACGGACCGGCTGGCGGGCGTGGGTCGAGGACGAGGGGCTGCTGCTGGTCTATGACGGGTCAGGTTGGGTAGGAACCACGCCGGCCGCGCTGCAGAACCTTGCGCTGCTGGGACTCGGCACGACGGCCGATGCGTCGAATCCGTTCTCGGCCAAGCTGAACGCGGCGCTCTGGACCGCGAAGACCTTGGCCGAGGGCGGCACCGGCGATCTGTTCTACACCATGAACAAGGAGGCTGCGGGCGACGATCTCGGCCTGACGCTGCAGACCGGCTTCGTGACCAAGGCGCTGGTGGGGCTGTTCGGCTCGGACAGTTTCCGGCTCGCCGTCTCCGCCGACGGCAGCACCTTCTTCGACGGGCTGAGCGTCGACAACGCGAACGGCATCGTCGATCAGCCCCGGCTGCCGCGGTTCAAGGCGTACACCAACTACGACAACTATGTCGGCGTAGGAACCTGGACGAAGATCGGCCTGAACAACACCGACTATAACGATCAGGGGGCGTTCGACGCCGCGAACAACCATTTCGTGGCGCCTTCGGATGGCACCTACCTCTTCGGCGCGACGCTGCTTTACAAGATCAACGCCAGCGCCACGGCCCGCATGCGCGGGCGGCTCGTGCTGAACGGCACGACGGAAATCCGCGGCTCCCTCGGCGAAATCTCCGCCACCCATGTCTCGCTAGCCACCGCGATCTGGCTGCAGACCATGGTCCCGCTCACTGCGGGCGACACCGTCGAGTTGCAGGGGTATTTCCGGGTCGCGGACGGCTACTTCGCGGCTGACCACACCTCGTTCTGGGGCGCGAAGATCGGCTGA
- a CDS encoding L,D-transpeptidase, protein MLTRRHFVRSTTALFSASVSGPLLADTWPTEAQKAAWDAQVTPPNYVPETSNPWGLHPRFLPQRVVAKDGLVPGDIHVDAVARYLYHIEEGGTAMRYGVAIGRGDLYEPGIYTIQRKVEWPHWTPTQNMIEREPEIYAQFEGGVEPGPENALGSRAMYLYVGDRDTYLRIHGTPFPQSIGSRASSGCVRMVMAHINSLYPRVEIGSTAYLYSAEGSLAAPEVGDLW, encoded by the coding sequence ATGCTGACAAGACGACACTTCGTTCGATCAACCACAGCGCTGTTTTCAGCGTCGGTCTCCGGCCCACTCCTCGCCGATACCTGGCCCACCGAGGCGCAGAAGGCTGCCTGGGATGCACAGGTGACGCCTCCAAATTATGTCCCCGAAACCTCCAATCCTTGGGGTCTGCACCCGCGGTTCCTGCCGCAACGAGTCGTCGCGAAGGACGGTCTCGTACCGGGAGATATCCATGTCGATGCGGTCGCGCGATATCTCTACCATATCGAGGAGGGTGGAACCGCTATGCGTTATGGCGTGGCGATCGGGCGTGGCGACCTCTACGAACCGGGTATCTATACGATACAGCGCAAGGTCGAGTGGCCGCACTGGACCCCGACCCAGAACATGATCGAGCGGGAACCGGAGATTTATGCGCAGTTCGAGGGTGGTGTGGAACCCGGGCCCGAGAACGCGCTCGGATCGCGGGCCATGTACCTCTACGTCGGGGATCGCGACACATATTTGCGGATTCACGGTACCCCGTTTCCGCAAAGTATCGGCAGCCGAGCCAGCTCGGGTTGCGTCAGGATGGTGATGGCGCACATCAACAGTCTCTATCCACGTGTCGAGATCGGCTCGACGGCGTATCTCTATTCGGCGGAAGGCAGCCTTGCGGCACCAGAGGTTGGCGACCTGTGGTGA
- a CDS encoding heavy metal translocating P-type ATPase, with amino-acid sequence MPSDTHHHDHDHAEDDQANGGNCCGSAGTCGDIEPTTPAPTGGRSFQVSGLDCAEEVAILNKVVGPKIGGAEHLAFDVINGRMTILDSAKSVSDGEIAELVASTGMTAKPWDAENASVDQAAHLARQRLFTALSGGFWAAGFLWHIIETGMGGALGLFAGHGEAPMPLVEAGLFAVAILFGVWLVAPKAWSSARRLSPDMNLLMVVAVAGAIGLGEFFEAATVAFFFSLSLYLESWSVGRARNAVSALLDLAPPTARVIREDGSEADVPAAQVAVGSSFIVRGGDRIPLDGEVTDGAGAVDQAPITGESALVPKERGDEVYAGTINGEGTLTVRATKAASDTVLAKIIRMVGDAHARRAPVEQWVAKFARIYTPIVMALAIAIALLPPLIFGGAWDYWFYNALVLLVIACPCALVISTPVSIVAALTCSARAGVLIKGGAYVEAPGKTTALAMDKTGTITMGEPEVAAVHPLGRASAQDLMTLAAGLEARSSHPLARAILARAEADGIKVSAAEDTRTVPGRGLEGRTDGRSIWLGSDRFAEEKGFGDAIPKDLRDRIEGAGSTLVAVGDDTGVTGILELRDRIRPDAKGIVAQLHAQGVKTIVMLTGDNERTARAVAAEVGIDEVRAELLPEDKVTAIEELVETHDMVAMIGDGVNDAPAMARAHYAIAMGAVGSDAAIETADIALMTDDLGKVPWLIGHSRRTMSIIHQNIGISLATKGVFVVATAFGVASMWGAIAADVGVSLLVVANALRLLNSQEAKAPPSGGEQVGPQMTKAALAHAH; translated from the coding sequence ATGCCGTCCGACACCCATCACCACGATCACGATCATGCCGAAGACGACCAGGCAAACGGCGGCAACTGTTGCGGGAGCGCGGGAACGTGCGGCGACATCGAGCCGACGACGCCCGCGCCGACGGGCGGGCGCAGTTTTCAGGTGTCCGGCCTCGATTGCGCCGAGGAGGTCGCGATCCTGAACAAGGTGGTTGGCCCGAAGATCGGCGGGGCCGAGCATCTCGCGTTCGACGTGATCAATGGACGGATGACTATTCTCGACAGCGCCAAGAGTGTATCGGACGGCGAAATTGCAGAACTGGTCGCAAGCACCGGCATGACCGCCAAGCCCTGGGATGCCGAAAACGCGTCGGTCGACCAGGCGGCCCATCTTGCACGACAGCGGCTGTTTACGGCGCTCAGTGGCGGCTTCTGGGCCGCGGGATTTCTGTGGCACATCATCGAGACCGGCATGGGGGGGGCACTCGGCCTCTTCGCAGGGCACGGCGAAGCGCCGATGCCACTGGTCGAGGCAGGGCTATTCGCGGTTGCGATCCTGTTCGGTGTCTGGCTCGTGGCACCCAAGGCATGGTCGTCCGCACGGAGGCTGTCGCCCGACATGAACCTGCTGATGGTGGTCGCGGTGGCCGGTGCCATAGGGCTTGGCGAATTCTTCGAGGCGGCGACGGTTGCGTTCTTCTTCTCGCTCTCGCTCTACCTCGAAAGCTGGAGCGTCGGGCGTGCGAGGAATGCGGTCTCGGCGCTCTTGGATCTTGCACCACCGACGGCGCGCGTGATCCGCGAAGACGGAAGCGAGGCCGACGTTCCGGCGGCTCAAGTCGCCGTAGGCTCAAGCTTCATAGTACGCGGTGGCGACCGTATCCCCCTCGATGGTGAGGTGACGGACGGCGCGGGCGCGGTCGATCAGGCGCCAATCACCGGAGAGAGTGCGCTGGTCCCAAAGGAACGAGGCGACGAAGTCTATGCCGGCACGATCAACGGCGAAGGCACATTGACGGTGCGCGCCACGAAGGCCGCCTCGGACACCGTCTTGGCCAAGATCATCCGCATGGTCGGCGACGCCCATGCCCGCCGCGCGCCGGTGGAGCAATGGGTGGCGAAGTTCGCCCGCATCTACACGCCTATCGTCATGGCTCTCGCCATTGCAATTGCCCTGCTGCCGCCGCTCATTTTCGGTGGGGCCTGGGATTATTGGTTCTACAATGCACTCGTGCTGCTAGTGATCGCCTGCCCGTGTGCTCTGGTCATCTCGACACCGGTCTCCATCGTCGCCGCACTCACCTGTTCAGCGCGGGCCGGAGTGCTGATCAAGGGCGGTGCATATGTTGAGGCACCGGGCAAGACCACTGCACTGGCCATGGACAAGACCGGCACGATCACCATGGGCGAGCCCGAGGTGGCGGCGGTGCATCCGCTGGGTAGAGCATCGGCGCAGGATCTGATGACCCTCGCCGCGGGGCTCGAGGCACGTTCCTCGCATCCCTTGGCGCGCGCCATTCTCGCGCGGGCAGAAGCCGACGGCATCAAGGTGTCCGCCGCAGAAGATACCCGAACCGTTCCTGGTAGGGGACTTGAAGGACGCACTGACGGCCGGTCGATCTGGCTAGGGTCGGACCGGTTTGCCGAGGAGAAGGGTTTCGGTGACGCCATTCCGAAGGATTTGCGCGACCGCATCGAAGGGGCTGGCAGCACCCTTGTTGCCGTGGGCGACGACACCGGCGTGACCGGCATCCTGGAATTGCGCGACCGTATCCGCCCCGACGCCAAGGGCATCGTGGCACAGCTCCACGCGCAAGGCGTGAAGACCATCGTCATGCTGACGGGCGATAACGAGCGGACGGCGCGCGCCGTTGCAGCCGAGGTCGGCATCGACGAGGTCCGCGCCGAGCTTCTGCCCGAAGACAAAGTGACAGCCATCGAAGAACTGGTCGAAACGCATGACATGGTGGCCATGATCGGCGACGGGGTGAACGACGCCCCCGCCATGGCGCGGGCGCATTACGCCATCGCGATGGGTGCTGTTGGTTCGGACGCGGCAATCGAGACTGCGGATATTGCCCTGATGACCGACGACCTTGGCAAGGTGCCTTGGCTGATCGGTCATTCGCGCCGGACAATGTCGATTATCCATCAGAACATCGGTATTTCCTTGGCGACCAAGGGCGTTTTCGTTGTCGCTACCGCGTTTGGAGTGGCATCGATGTGGGGCGCTATTGCAGCCGACGTAGGAGTGTCATTGCTGGTGGTGGCCAACGCCCTGCGCCTGCTGAACAGCCAAGAGGCCAAGGCGCCTCCGTCCGGCGGTGAACAGGTTGGTCCACAGATGACAAAGGCCGCGCTTGCCCATGCACATTGA